From one Asterias amurensis chromosome 10, ASM3211899v1 genomic stretch:
- the LOC139943398 gene encoding uncharacterized protein has product MAELSYSVLVVCMLGLVQIIASTDQETCDKELPESCCAGKEVPTASPPEWPSSQSPAGGSEANINATLCVLYRQVNCLVCNHPYQPKASKCCITATDETNDTMIGGPLPFNEYLIGKYRALDRGTKGFYLYPKHEEQSSYYDDRTPTANGRSFIIKSLNQETFPSGID; this is encoded by the exons ATGGCCGAGCTTTCTTACTCAGTGCTCGTCGTATGCATGCTTGGTTTGGTGCAGATCATTGCAAGTACTGATCAAGAAACATGTGACAAGGAGCTTCCCGAGTC TTGTTGTGCTGGAAAGGAAGTTCCTACAGCATCCCCACCTGAGTGGCCATCGAGCCAGAGTCCAGCAGGTGGATCTGAAGCAAACATTAATGCTACGCTCTGTGTCCTCTACAGACAAGTCAATTGTTTGGTGTGTAACCACCCGTATCA gcctaAGGCATCGAAATGTTGTATCACCGCTACCGACGAGACGAATGACACGATGATCGGTGGGCCCTTACCCTTCAACGAGTACCTCATTGGGAAATACAGAGCCCTTGATAGAGGCACAAAAGGCTTTTACCTCTATCCCAAGCACGAGGAACAATCTAGCTATTACGACGACAGAACACCAACGGCAAACGGAAG ATCGTTCATTATAAAGTCCCTAAATCAGGAGACTTTCCCGTCAGGTATTGATTAA